In one window of Bradyrhizobium sp. AZCC 1721 DNA:
- a CDS encoding thiamine pyrophosphate-binding protein: protein MSRNMLNGAQVIVDYLIQEKVPQVFGLCGHGNIQFIDALYERSHDIKTISVHHESVAGFMADVYYRVSGRPTATFTSCGPGSANLPISLANAFLDSVPFLAVTGNVPTSQFNRGAFQEMYRHHQADFPSTVRTICKKVFQPTRGEMVPLAVRQAWKTMTTGRPGPVVLDVPFDVFMESAAEEAPNAIEWNANISSRCGADPEGVVKAVDMLLGAERPAIIVGQGVRYGGAAEELLRLAERLQIPVAASASGLGAIDCNHPLALGLVARAGHYQANHATRQADVLLAMGMRFDDRTSSSWIPGYSFTIPPTRLIHVDIDPEEIGRNYPVALGLMADVRTFLRQVHAELDRRGDLAKKLDARKKWLSQIDGYRKEWDKFVAPGFSDDTTPINPQRAALEIDRALPENAILVSDIGVHHNWLLGFCKPRRPDSLIGSMGFGPMGFGVAGVMGAKFAAPDRPCVSVCGDGAFFMHANVLGTAVEYNLPVVWVVWNNYAYASIRGLQRGYLSGRELATDFHDPNSGERYNPDFAAMARSCGVEGVRVDRAGDLGEAIRKAIAANKPYLIDVDIAADINPVGAGVWELPGLGQSKAGIGTRYQPA from the coding sequence ATGTCGCGTAACATGCTCAACGGCGCCCAGGTCATCGTCGACTATCTGATCCAGGAAAAGGTGCCGCAGGTGTTCGGCCTGTGTGGCCACGGCAACATCCAGTTCATCGACGCGCTGTATGAACGTTCCCACGATATCAAGACGATCTCGGTGCATCACGAGAGCGTCGCCGGCTTCATGGCCGACGTTTACTACCGCGTCTCGGGCCGGCCGACGGCGACGTTTACCTCCTGCGGGCCCGGCTCGGCGAACCTGCCGATCTCGCTTGCGAATGCCTTTCTCGATTCCGTGCCGTTCCTGGCGGTGACCGGCAACGTGCCGACCAGCCAGTTCAACCGGGGCGCCTTCCAGGAGATGTACCGGCATCATCAAGCCGATTTTCCTTCCACCGTGCGCACGATCTGCAAGAAGGTGTTCCAGCCGACGCGCGGCGAAATGGTGCCGCTGGCGGTCCGGCAGGCCTGGAAGACCATGACAACGGGCCGCCCCGGGCCTGTCGTGCTCGACGTGCCCTTCGACGTGTTCATGGAATCGGCGGCCGAGGAGGCGCCGAATGCGATCGAGTGGAACGCCAACATATCGAGCCGTTGCGGCGCCGATCCGGAGGGCGTGGTGAAAGCCGTCGACATGCTGCTCGGCGCCGAGCGGCCGGCGATCATCGTCGGCCAAGGCGTGCGCTACGGCGGCGCGGCGGAGGAACTGCTGCGGCTCGCCGAGCGGCTGCAGATTCCGGTCGCGGCTTCCGCCAGCGGCCTCGGCGCGATCGACTGCAACCATCCGTTGGCGCTGGGCCTCGTCGCGCGCGCCGGGCACTATCAGGCCAACCACGCGACGCGTCAGGCCGACGTATTGCTGGCAATGGGAATGCGGTTCGACGATCGCACCTCGAGTTCGTGGATCCCGGGCTATTCCTTCACCATCCCGCCGACCCGGCTGATCCATGTCGACATCGATCCCGAGGAGATCGGCCGCAACTATCCGGTCGCGCTCGGCCTGATGGCCGACGTCCGCACCTTCCTGCGGCAGGTGCATGCCGAACTCGATCGCCGCGGCGATCTCGCGAAGAAGCTGGACGCGCGCAAGAAGTGGCTCTCGCAGATCGATGGCTATCGGAAAGAGTGGGACAAGTTCGTCGCCCCCGGCTTTTCCGACGACACCACGCCGATCAATCCGCAGCGCGCCGCGCTCGAAATCGACAGGGCGCTCCCCGAGAATGCGATTCTGGTCAGCGATATCGGCGTGCACCACAACTGGCTGCTCGGCTTCTGCAAGCCGCGCCGGCCGGATTCGCTGATCGGCTCGATGGGATTTGGCCCGATGGGTTTTGGCGTTGCCGGCGTGATGGGCGCGAAGTTCGCGGCGCCCGACCGTCCTTGCGTCTCTGTGTGCGGCGACGGCGCGTTCTTCATGCACGCCAACGTGCTGGGGACGGCAGTCGAATACAATCTGCCCGTAGTCTGGGTGGTCTGGAACAACTACGCCTACGCCTCGATCCGCGGGCTGCAGCGCGGCTATCTGAGTGGCCGCGAGCTCGCGACCGATTTCCACGATCCCAACTCCGGCGAGCGCTACAATCCGGATTTCGCCGCGATGGCGCGTTCCTGCGGCGTCGAGGGCGTGCGCGTCGATCGCGCCGGCGATCTCGGCGAGGCCATCCGCAAAGCCATCGCGGCGAACAAACCCTATCTGATCGACGTCGATATCGCCGCCGACATCAATCCGGTCGGTGCGGGCGTCTGGGAATTGCCCGGGCTCGGGCAGAGCAAGGCCGGTATCGGCACGCGTTACCAGCCCGCCTGA
- a CDS encoding branched-chain amino acid ABC transporter ATP-binding protein/permease — protein MMTPAAKFRPLLLAALAVIVLPLGLYLLGLSLNTGTMVVALAIAAMGLNLCIGYTGLVSFGHGAWFGIGAYAAGLIQRNWFGGDIFLPLLLAAIVVAVIATFVGFVILRRRGVYFSLLTLALSALTYTIAFRWTAVTGGEDGLGGLKRGSIGPFSLDNALNYYVVVSVLCLGVLYLLLRLVRSPFGHVLMAIRENQLRATFQGYPVERYKLGVFVISAVVTGFAGGLIGFQNYLVSAEAVSVPFSGELLAIVVIGGMRSMLGPAIGALFFILFRELFSIWTPNWLLWFGLVFVAFVLYSPGGLVGIWATLVKRWWPPPEETAAMSRRKIYQDLPLPAFLRPKALEGIVLNVQGVSKSFGGIRAVTDASLTVGAGEIHALIGPNGAGKTTLFNLVSGLYPTDSGTIRLNGREIQGVPSEAICHQGLARSFQITNLFKGLSIYENLRLSLQAQSPGRFDLWRDIDHYRDIHAETAELIKFLGLEGIETIEGGELSYGGQRLVDLGIAVGSKPQVLLLDEPLAGLAAAERERVSNLVKNIAANIPVLIVEHDIDRVLGFSRTVTVMNQGEVLMTGTPEAVRADRKVQEIYTGTGVPEVEHITSEQARDSTAPILRFERVNTFYGKSHILHDATLDVREGEIVALLGRNGAGKSTLLKTLAGLVPLSSGAIEYAGMDISRLPAPEIARAGIGYVPQGRGLFAGMTVRENLSLGRLARKTDGSNGVVWDEAQILNYFPRLRERMDVAADYLSGGEQQMVAVARAMSGNVKLLLLDEPFEGLAPAVILELFKVFDRLRQHISIVIVEHNLDLVLALADRVFALERGAVFHQGPAQPLLTDLEYRKKILWL, from the coding sequence ATGATGACGCCTGCCGCCAAATTTCGTCCGCTGCTGCTGGCCGCGCTTGCCGTCATCGTGCTGCCGCTCGGCCTCTATCTGCTCGGCCTGTCACTCAACACCGGCACGATGGTGGTGGCGCTCGCCATTGCCGCGATGGGGCTCAACCTCTGCATCGGCTATACCGGGCTCGTCTCGTTCGGCCACGGCGCCTGGTTCGGCATCGGCGCCTATGCGGCGGGACTGATCCAGCGCAACTGGTTCGGTGGCGACATCTTCCTGCCGCTGCTACTTGCGGCGATCGTCGTCGCCGTCATCGCGACCTTCGTCGGCTTCGTCATTTTGCGCCGACGCGGCGTCTATTTCTCGCTGCTGACGCTGGCGCTGTCGGCGCTGACCTATACCATCGCTTTTCGCTGGACCGCGGTAACCGGCGGCGAGGACGGTCTCGGCGGCCTGAAGCGGGGCAGCATTGGCCCGTTCAGCCTCGATAACGCACTCAACTATTACGTCGTCGTCTCCGTACTCTGCCTCGGCGTGCTTTATCTCCTGCTGCGGCTGGTGCGCTCGCCGTTCGGCCATGTGCTGATGGCGATCCGCGAGAACCAGTTGCGCGCCACGTTCCAGGGCTATCCGGTCGAGCGCTACAAGCTCGGCGTCTTCGTGATCTCGGCGGTCGTGACCGGCTTTGCCGGCGGGCTGATCGGCTTCCAGAACTATCTGGTCTCTGCCGAGGCCGTTTCCGTGCCGTTCTCAGGCGAACTGCTCGCCATCGTCGTGATCGGCGGCATGCGCAGCATGCTCGGCCCGGCGATCGGCGCGCTGTTCTTCATCCTGTTCCGCGAGTTGTTTTCAATCTGGACGCCGAACTGGCTGCTCTGGTTCGGTCTCGTCTTCGTCGCCTTCGTGCTGTATTCGCCAGGCGGCCTCGTCGGCATCTGGGCGACACTCGTAAAGCGCTGGTGGCCGCCGCCGGAAGAAACCGCCGCGATGAGCAGGCGCAAAATCTACCAAGACCTGCCTTTACCGGCCTTCCTGCGGCCGAAAGCGCTCGAGGGTATTGTGCTCAACGTGCAAGGCGTCTCGAAGAGCTTTGGCGGCATTCGCGCGGTGACCGATGCGAGCCTCACCGTCGGCGCGGGCGAAATCCACGCCTTGATCGGGCCGAACGGCGCAGGAAAAACCACGCTGTTCAATCTGGTCTCCGGCCTCTATCCGACCGACAGCGGCACCATCAGGCTGAACGGCCGCGAGATCCAGGGTGTGCCGTCGGAGGCGATCTGCCATCAGGGGCTGGCGCGCTCGTTCCAGATCACCAACCTGTTCAAGGGGCTGTCGATCTACGAAAACCTCCGCCTGTCGCTACAGGCGCAAAGCCCGGGGCGTTTCGACCTGTGGCGCGACATCGACCACTACAGGGATATCCACGCCGAGACCGCGGAGCTGATCAAGTTCCTCGGCCTCGAAGGCATCGAGACAATCGAAGGCGGCGAACTGTCCTATGGCGGGCAGCGGCTGGTCGATCTCGGCATCGCGGTCGGCTCCAAGCCGCAGGTGCTGCTGCTGGATGAACCACTCGCCGGGCTTGCCGCCGCCGAGCGCGAGCGCGTCTCGAACCTGGTCAAGAACATCGCCGCCAACATTCCGGTCCTGATCGTCGAGCACGACATCGATCGCGTGCTCGGCTTCTCCCGCACCGTCACCGTGATGAACCAGGGTGAAGTGCTGATGACCGGCACGCCCGAGGCCGTGCGCGCCGACCGCAAGGTGCAGGAGATCTATACCGGCACCGGCGTTCCCGAGGTCGAGCATATCACGAGCGAGCAGGCCCGCGACAGCACAGCCCCCATTCTGCGCTTCGAACGCGTCAACACGTTCTACGGCAAGAGCCATATCCTGCACGACGCCACCCTCGACGTGCGCGAAGGGGAAATCGTTGCGCTGCTCGGCCGCAATGGCGCCGGCAAGTCGACGCTTCTGAAGACGCTCGCAGGCCTCGTGCCGTTGTCGTCAGGCGCGATCGAATATGCCGGCATGGACATCTCCCGCCTGCCTGCGCCCGAGATAGCGCGCGCCGGCATCGGCTATGTGCCGCAGGGCCGCGGCCTGTTCGCCGGGATGACGGTACGGGAAAATCTCTCGCTCGGGCGTCTCGCGCGCAAGACCGACGGCAGCAACGGCGTGGTGTGGGACGAAGCGCAGATCCTCAACTATTTCCCGCGTCTGCGCGAGCGCATGGACGTCGCGGCGGATTATCTTTCCGGCGGCGAGCAGCAGATGGTGGCGGTGGCGCGCGCGATGTCGGGCAATGTCAAACTCCTGCTGCTCGATGAGCCCTTCGAGGGGCTGGCACCGGCCGTGATCCTCGAACTGTTCAAGGTGTTCGACCGGCTGCGACAACACATCTCCATCGTGATCGTCGAGCACAATCTCGACCTGGTGCTGGCGCTCGCCGACCGCGTCTTCGCTCTGGAACGCGGCGCGGTGTTCCATCAAGGACCGGCGCAACCGCTGCTGACCGATCTCGAATATCGCAAGAAGATCTTGTGGCTGTAA
- a CDS encoding ABC transporter substrate-binding protein: MTRFSRRTLLKAGAAFAGVSAVGSPAIVRAQAARIKIGHLVPLTGFLGAIGSYAQLGVKMAAEEINASGGIMGKPIDLMSEDSVNPATASTKAQRMIEQDGAVLLFGEISSASSLTIMQVAERNKKVFFSTGARSDALRGKDCNRYSFHCDIPNTVMVNAVGTALKQKSMVKGKKFVTLTADYIFGHDLLKAAKAFFSANDATLIGDELIATDVTDFSPYLLKVRQAKPDVVCCNLAGNQVTNLVKQYAEFGFPYPLVGFNLNTGDAWAMGEGNLSGTWPTVWYHTLDNPASKAFVEAFSKKYGKPPENHAWIEYITLKMIAQAITETKSTESDALIGYFEKQTQFDIMKSRKAYFRSWDHQLVQEAYPFTVKAKNEMKDKWDMLVLGEAVPAAGADLETIYPTKTQNPCNMKA, encoded by the coding sequence ATGACCCGCTTTAGCCGACGCACTCTGTTGAAGGCCGGCGCCGCTTTTGCCGGCGTATCCGCTGTCGGATCTCCCGCCATCGTCCGCGCACAGGCCGCGCGGATCAAAATCGGCCATCTGGTGCCGCTGACCGGTTTCCTCGGCGCGATCGGCAGCTACGCCCAGCTAGGGGTGAAGATGGCGGCGGAAGAGATCAACGCGTCCGGCGGCATCATGGGCAAGCCAATCGACCTGATGTCGGAAGACTCCGTCAACCCCGCCACCGCCTCGACCAAGGCGCAGCGCATGATCGAACAGGACGGCGCCGTGCTCTTGTTCGGCGAAATCTCATCCGCCTCGTCGCTGACCATCATGCAAGTCGCCGAACGCAACAAGAAGGTGTTCTTCTCGACCGGCGCGCGCTCGGACGCGCTGCGCGGCAAGGATTGCAACCGCTACTCCTTCCATTGCGACATTCCCAACACGGTGATGGTCAACGCCGTCGGCACCGCGCTCAAGCAGAAGAGCATGGTGAAGGGCAAGAAGTTCGTCACGCTGACGGCGGACTATATTTTCGGCCACGACCTCTTGAAGGCGGCAAAGGCCTTCTTCAGCGCCAACGACGCTACCCTGATCGGCGACGAGCTGATCGCGACCGACGTTACCGACTTCAGCCCGTATCTCCTGAAGGTGCGGCAGGCCAAGCCCGATGTCGTCTGCTGCAACCTCGCCGGCAACCAGGTCACCAATCTCGTCAAGCAATATGCCGAGTTCGGCTTCCCCTACCCGCTCGTCGGCTTCAACCTCAATACCGGCGACGCCTGGGCGATGGGCGAAGGCAATCTTTCCGGCACCTGGCCGACGGTCTGGTACCACACGCTCGACAATCCGGCGTCCAAGGCCTTCGTCGAGGCCTTCAGCAAGAAATACGGCAAGCCGCCGGAGAACCATGCCTGGATCGAATACATCACGCTGAAAATGATCGCGCAGGCGATCACCGAGACCAAGTCGACCGAGAGCGACGCGCTGATCGGCTATTTCGAGAAGCAGACGCAGTTCGACATCATGAAGTCGCGCAAGGCGTATTTCCGATCCTGGGACCATCAGCTCGTTCAGGAGGCCTATCCCTTCACGGTGAAGGCGAAGAACGAGATGAAGGACAAGTGGGACATGCTGGTGCTCGGCGAGGCCGTTCCGGCCGCGGGCGCCGACCTTGAAACAATCTACCCGACGAAGACGCAAAATCCCTGCAACATGAAGGCATAG
- a CDS encoding SDR family oxidoreductase, whose translation MLLAGKKVVVVGGSSGIGMSTAEMAKREGADVIIASRNVEKLDQVAEKLNAIAIPADVTSDDSVAKLFRRCGPVDHVVVTAAQLRTGAFKTVAMEDVRVTMEGKFWGAWRVAREAEIRAGGSLTLVSGFLSVRPRPNSAIVSAANGALESLARALALELAPVRVNAVSPGVIDTPIRAAMPEEARRDMLAKTAAALPAGRVGAAEDIARQILSFMANGFATGSIVYVDGGALVI comes from the coding sequence ATGCTGCTAGCAGGCAAGAAAGTCGTCGTCGTCGGTGGTTCCTCCGGCATCGGCATGTCGACCGCGGAGATGGCGAAGCGCGAGGGTGCCGACGTCATCATTGCGTCCCGCAATGTCGAAAAGCTCGACCAGGTGGCGGAGAAGCTGAACGCCATCGCGATCCCCGCCGACGTCACCAGCGATGATAGTGTCGCAAAGCTGTTCCGCCGTTGCGGTCCGGTCGATCATGTCGTGGTCACGGCGGCGCAGCTTCGCACCGGGGCGTTCAAGACGGTGGCGATGGAAGATGTGCGCGTCACCATGGAGGGCAAGTTCTGGGGCGCGTGGCGGGTCGCGCGCGAGGCCGAAATCCGCGCCGGCGGCTCGCTGACCCTGGTCTCGGGTTTTCTCAGTGTCCGTCCGCGGCCGAACTCGGCAATCGTCAGCGCCGCCAACGGCGCGCTGGAGTCGCTGGCGAGGGCGCTCGCGCTGGAATTGGCGCCGGTGCGTGTCAATGCGGTCTCGCCGGGCGTGATCGACACCCCGATCCGTGCTGCGATGCCGGAAGAGGCGCGGCGCGACATGCTGGCGAAGACGGCGGCGGCGCTGCCGGCCGGGCGCGTCGGTGCGGCTGAGGACATCGCGCGGCAAATCCTGAGCTTCATGGCGAACGGTTTTGCGACCGGATCGATCGTCTATGTCGATGGCGGGGCGCTAGTGATCTGA
- a CDS encoding branched-chain amino acid ABC transporter permease — MQFGFLLEQVVNGLVLGGYYLLIALGLSLIFSVGGIVNLAHGAFYALGAYISVEITKYLGFGSAVVLSPVAVALLGILFERFILRRFYDADPILSLLVTFALAMVTEQAIRIIWGAPPISAAIPRALRGSVFLGDFLFSRYRLLILAVVAAVLLGVWLLLHKTSFGRVVRAGIQRPDMVTALGIRLQPYMTAIVMLGVGMAALGGAFFAPITIVHPAMGAEIITVAFVVVVIGGLGSFWGVVISALLVGVVRGITIHFAPAAGEASIYVLMFLVLMVRPRGLLGERIEKFE, encoded by the coding sequence ATGCAGTTTGGATTCCTGCTTGAACAGGTGGTGAATGGCCTGGTGCTCGGAGGCTATTACCTCCTGATTGCGCTTGGGCTGTCGCTGATCTTCAGCGTCGGCGGCATCGTCAACCTCGCGCATGGCGCGTTCTATGCGCTCGGCGCCTACATTTCCGTCGAGATCACGAAGTATCTCGGCTTCGGCTCGGCGGTGGTGCTGTCGCCGGTTGCGGTCGCGCTGCTCGGCATTCTCTTCGAGCGCTTCATCCTGCGAAGGTTCTACGACGCCGACCCGATCCTGAGCTTGCTCGTGACGTTCGCCCTCGCCATGGTGACTGAACAGGCGATCCGCATCATCTGGGGCGCGCCGCCGATCTCGGCCGCGATCCCGCGGGCGCTTCGCGGCTCGGTGTTCCTCGGCGATTTCCTGTTCTCGCGCTATCGCTTGCTCATCCTCGCCGTCGTCGCTGCAGTCCTGCTCGGTGTCTGGCTCTTGCTGCACAAGACCTCGTTCGGCCGCGTGGTGCGCGCCGGCATCCAGCGGCCGGACATGGTCACCGCACTCGGCATTCGCTTGCAGCCCTACATGACCGCGATCGTCATGCTGGGCGTCGGCATGGCCGCGCTCGGCGGCGCCTTCTTTGCACCGATCACGATCGTGCATCCGGCGATGGGCGCCGAGATCATCACGGTTGCCTTTGTCGTCGTCGTGATCGGCGGCCTCGGCAGCTTTTGGGGCGTGGTGATATCAGCCCTTCTGGTCGGTGTCGTCAGGGGCATCACCATCCACTTCGCGCCGGCTGCCGGTGAAGCCTCGATCTATGTGCTGATGTTCCTGGTGCTCATGGTGCGGCCGCGCGGGCTGCTCGGCGAACGTATCGAGAAGTTCGAATGA
- a CDS encoding cupin domain-containing protein: MAPENNGAFIRNIAEVPWREFPNHFGGALSKPLAMPETAGSRHIDYRISMYQPMAHVARHKHLVQEQIYHVLEGEGLMEIAGKNHVVRKHDVIFLPPGVEHAISNSGLVDLVFLVITSPVTDEEKPV; the protein is encoded by the coding sequence ATGGCTCCAGAAAACAACGGCGCCTTTATCCGCAATATCGCCGAAGTGCCGTGGCGCGAATTCCCCAATCACTTTGGCGGCGCCCTATCAAAGCCGCTGGCGATGCCGGAGACCGCGGGCTCCCGCCACATCGACTATCGCATCTCGATGTACCAGCCGATGGCCCATGTCGCGCGCCACAAGCACCTCGTGCAGGAGCAGATCTATCACGTGCTCGAAGGCGAGGGGCTGATGGAGATCGCGGGAAAAAATCACGTGGTGCGCAAGCACGACGTCATCTTCCTGCCGCCCGGCGTCGAACACGCCATTTCGAATTCGGGGTTGGTCGATCTGGTGTTCCTGGTGATCACCTCGCCGGTAACGGATGAGGAGAAACCGGTGTGA
- a CDS encoding IclR family transcriptional regulator, translating into MPLKGKGDLLDFASPTWRTDSVKPRAKPKTSDKPAGPRKVSIARLMPSSEPNIDDEAEERARGGVQSLGRAFSILEEVARHREGIGLADLSKLVGLHNSTTFHLAKTLVSLGYLRQERDSKRYRVGRPLFALAASALDEIEMVNLATPILEELSRETGESGHFAVRMGDAVVVIARTSGAGAFQLADRVGVVRPAHCTALGKIMLASLRPDQLKRFLERVELKPSTKKSITDPAVLMREIAEIRRNAIAFDDGEYNAEVRCVAVPVYHFTGEVIGALGISGPIWRMTDQVVQSRAKLVQSAASRLSIEFGARGLVKSS; encoded by the coding sequence ATGCCGTTGAAGGGCAAGGGCGACCTGCTAGACTTCGCCTCGCCCACCTGGAGAACTGATTCCGTGAAGCCGCGCGCCAAGCCGAAGACGAGCGACAAGCCTGCAGGCCCACGCAAGGTTTCGATCGCAAGGCTGATGCCGTCGAGCGAGCCCAACATCGACGACGAAGCCGAGGAGCGCGCACGCGGCGGCGTGCAGTCGCTCGGGCGCGCGTTCTCGATCCTGGAAGAAGTCGCGCGCCACCGCGAAGGCATTGGATTGGCTGATCTCAGCAAGCTGGTCGGCCTGCACAATTCCACCACCTTTCATCTCGCCAAGACGCTGGTGTCGCTCGGCTATCTCAGGCAGGAGCGCGATTCCAAACGTTACCGCGTCGGCCGGCCGCTGTTTGCGCTGGCGGCCAGCGCGCTCGACGAAATCGAGATGGTCAATCTGGCCACGCCAATCCTGGAAGAGCTGTCGCGAGAGACCGGCGAGAGCGGTCATTTTGCCGTGCGCATGGGCGACGCGGTGGTCGTGATCGCCCGCACCAGCGGGGCTGGCGCGTTCCAACTGGCCGACCGCGTCGGCGTGGTGCGGCCGGCGCACTGCACCGCGCTCGGCAAGATCATGCTGGCCTCGCTCCGCCCCGATCAGTTGAAGCGCTTTCTCGAACGCGTCGAGCTGAAGCCCTCGACGAAAAAATCGATCACCGATCCCGCCGTGCTGATGCGCGAGATCGCCGAAATCCGCCGCAACGCGATCGCGTTCGACGACGGCGAATACAACGCAGAAGTCCGCTGCGTTGCGGTGCCGGTGTATCATTTCACCGGCGAAGTGATCGGCGCGCTCGGCATCTCCGGCCCGATCTGGCGCATGACCGATCAGGTGGTGCAGAGCCGCGCCAAGCTGGTGCAATCGGCCGCCAGCCGGCTGTCGATCGAATTCGGCGCACGGGGTCTGGTGAAATCCTCCTGA
- the hemC gene encoding hydroxymethylbilane synthase: MKIGTRKSAMALAQTEAIARLLRAADPALDVEIVKFETRGDQDQTSKLLRHGGKGGAFVAEIREAMRGGELQAAMHSLKDVPGNEETPGLIIAATLPRDPANDALVLRPGLSLDAFCASKGKGFKIGTNAVRRAAYLRRLFPEATVIHFRGAADTRVAKLDRGDKQRLPDGGEVGPADALVMARSGLERIGMASRIVHDFLVREMLPAVGQGIVAVECVEKDWVTRGRLAKIEDASSRLCAEAEREVLWVLNGHCNSPIAGHATLADREMTLTAAVLDEAGDCFIEVSRSGPADRPRELGRAVGLDLLDKGAAEIIARTRPQEDSLLS, from the coding sequence TTGAAGATTGGCACGCGCAAGAGCGCGATGGCGCTGGCGCAGACTGAAGCGATCGCACGGCTGCTGCGCGCGGCCGATCCCGCGCTTGATGTCGAGATCGTCAAGTTCGAAACCCGCGGCGACCAGGACCAGACCAGCAAGCTGCTGCGCCACGGCGGCAAGGGCGGCGCCTTCGTCGCCGAAATTCGCGAGGCCATGCGCGGCGGAGAATTGCAGGCGGCGATGCATTCGCTCAAGGACGTTCCCGGCAACGAGGAGACGCCGGGCCTAATCATCGCGGCGACCCTGCCGCGCGATCCGGCCAACGACGCGCTGGTGTTGCGTCCGGGCCTTTCGCTGGATGCGTTTTGCGCATCGAAAGGTAAAGGCTTCAAGATCGGCACCAATGCGGTGCGACGCGCCGCCTATCTGCGCCGGCTATTCCCCGAGGCCACCGTAATCCATTTCCGCGGCGCCGCCGATACCCGTGTCGCAAAGCTCGATCGCGGCGACAAGCAGCGGCTTCCCGATGGCGGCGAGGTGGGACCGGCGGATGCGCTGGTGATGGCAAGGTCAGGGCTCGAACGCATCGGAATGGCATCGCGTATCGTCCATGACTTTTTGGTTCGCGAAATGCTGCCCGCGGTAGGGCAGGGCATCGTCGCGGTGGAATGCGTCGAGAAGGACTGGGTCACGCGCGGCCGGCTCGCCAAGATCGAGGACGCCTCGTCGCGCCTCTGCGCCGAGGCCGAGCGCGAAGTGCTGTGGGTTTTAAACGGCCACTGCAACTCGCCGATCGCCGGCCATGCGACGTTGGCGGATCGTGAGATGACGCTGACGGCCGCCGTGCTGGATGAAGCCGGCGACTGCTTTATCGAGGTGTCGCGGAGTGGCCCGGCAGATCGCCCCCGCGAACTCGGTCGCGCCGTTGGGCTCGATCTGCTCGACAAGGGCGCGGCAGAGATTATCGCGCGCACGCGGCCGCAGGAGGATTCCCTGCTTTCGTGA